The proteins below are encoded in one region of Deinococcus sedimenti:
- a CDS encoding SRPBCC family protein — translation MSKDRPTPPPETSPPTTEPQTDAAGQLPALERSVMGSVGMALMGAGLRSARPLQKIVLGSVGAGLAAMAATGRNPLATALKIRQTPQGEVLVSDAVTIGKPADDLYRVWRDLAGLPRLMTHLKAVEVLDERRSHWTVEAPTGTVSWEAALTADEPGRRIAWAALPGAAVENHGEVLFRPAPGDRGTEVAVRLAYRPPGGSAGAIAARLFGEEPAQQLRDDLMRFKREQELGFAPTTEGQSSARAGGQA, via the coding sequence ATGAGCAAAGACCGACCCACCCCCCCACCCGAAACGAGCCCCCCAACCACCGAACCTCAGACCGACGCGGCCGGGCAGCTCCCGGCGCTGGAACGGTCCGTGATGGGCAGCGTGGGCATGGCCCTGATGGGCGCAGGGCTGCGCAGCGCCCGGCCCCTGCAGAAGATCGTGCTGGGCAGCGTGGGCGCCGGGCTGGCCGCCATGGCCGCCACGGGCCGCAACCCGCTGGCGACGGCGCTTAAGATCCGGCAGACGCCGCAGGGCGAGGTGCTCGTCAGTGACGCGGTCACCATCGGCAAGCCAGCGGATGACCTGTACCGCGTGTGGCGTGATCTGGCGGGCCTGCCCCGGCTGATGACGCACCTCAAGGCGGTGGAGGTGCTCGACGAGCGCCGGTCCCACTGGACGGTCGAGGCGCCCACCGGGACGGTCAGCTGGGAGGCGGCACTCACGGCGGACGAGCCGGGCCGCCGGATCGCCTGGGCGGCCCTGCCGGGCGCGGCGGTCGAGAACCACGGCGAGGTGCTGTTCCGCCCCGCGCCGGGTGACCGGGGCACCGAGGTCGCCGTGCGCCTCGCGTACCGGCCGCCGGGCGGGTCGGCCGGGGCGATCGCCGCGCGGCTGTTCGGCGAGGAGCCCGCGCAGCAGCTGCGGGACGACCTGATGCGTTTCAAGCGTGAGCAGGAACTGGGCTTTGCGCCCACCACCGAAGGCCAGAGCAGCGCCCGCGCCGGGGGGCAGGCGTGA